The stretch of DNA CGCCGCGGGGGCCTTCGCCGCCTTCGCGTTCCCGGGGAGCCAGCCGCGGACGACCGGCAGGTCCTTGCCGCTGTCGGTGCGCAGCAGCGTGAGGACGTAGTAACCCGACTTGTCGTCCAACTCCCGGTCCGGAACCAGCAGTTGCTTGCCGTACTGCCCGGTGGCCGACACTCGCTCCCCGGACGTCTCCTTGTCCACGGGGAGCAGCGAGTCCAGCGGCCGGGGCTTCTCCTCCGAGCGGGTCGGCGACGCCTGCCGGTCCGCCTGCTCCTGTGCGGCGTCATGCGCCTCGACGCGGTCCTCGAACCGCCCCAGCTGCCATGACCCCATGAAGATGCAGAAGGGGATGGCCAGCAGTACGAAGACGTTGATCCCCCACCAGCGGGGCGTCAGCAGGAACCGGTACACACCCCCCACGGTACGGGGGCGCCCGTGGGAGACGGGCCGCGGGGTTGGCGAAGCCACCGGCCCCGCGGCCACCGCGCCCGCGGCCACCGCGCCCGCGGCCACCGCCCCCGCGGCCGATCCCCCGGCTAGCGGAGGTGGCGCTCGGCGAAGTCCAGTTCCAACCGCACCTGCTTGATCCGCTCGTCCACGACGAGCGAGCCGTGCCCCGCGTCGTACCGGTACACCTCGTGCACCGCGTCCCGCGCCTTGAGCCGGTCCACGTAGTTCTCGACCTGGCGGATC from Streptomyces sp. BA2 encodes:
- a CDS encoding SURF1 family protein, producing the protein MYRFLLTPRWWGINVFVLLAIPFCIFMGSWQLGRFEDRVEAHDAAQEQADRQASPTRSEEKPRPLDSLLPVDKETSGERVSATGQYGKQLLVPDRELDDKSGYYVLTLLRTDSGKDLPVVRGWLPGNAKAAKAPAAPSGEVTVTGALQASESPGSNGVSAAGGLPDGQLGAISAASLVNVVQGDVYDAWVTLEKGDSGMKAVPASEPANSGLDLKAFQNLGYTGEWFVFAGFVVFMWFRLFRREREFARDAALGLVPES